The nucleotide sequence cgcatatttttgttattaaaaaagttCGTGTCTGTAAAGGCCCAGAACTTGTACTGGCCGGAACCACTTCACCCAGCGTTAAAAAGGTGAAATCTCACGCCGTAGATTTGCTCTCATGAGCTGAAAAACAATGAACGAAAAATAGAATCGGCACAAATCATTCATACACTTTGGACGTTTGTTTAACCATTTCAGTGACCTATTTGACGTCCGAAGTCAATACTCAAATTCTCCCAGCGGAAATCACCACTCAGAGGTCAAACGAAGTCAAACTGGCTCCTCCCCCTTACGccagaaaaattatttcgaatTTATTGCGTTGTGTAAACCATTCTAGAGGCGGAAGAGACTCCACCATGTGTAAGTTGTAGAATAAGGtaattttcgattgagtgttgaaagtaattcAGGATTCCATTGGTTTTGAttcactttgctttgtgattgcTGCAGAAAactcacccccccccctctcaaccaatcagatgcaaaacaaaatccaaTCGCACCTTGGTCATCTGCGTTTTCCCGCTTTGAGCGGTACACTTGTTTTTaattgagttctcattggctattGACGTActtcctttgctctgattggcccttgtaattactttggttttgatttacgGCACTTAATCACTGACCATAATTCTTTGAGAAACCTCATTCTATGTTAAGAGACCATCAGGCACCGTCATGCACCGTCTGTGAGGCTGCATGTCAGAGAGAGACTTACCGATTTCCTCTCTTCTAACGTGAGTTCCTCTAGTCCCATAACAAACGCGACCTTGGTTAGCGCGCATTCGACCGTCATGTCTCCCCCGAGGACTACTCCTAACTCAACAAGGCCCTGTGTGAATAACGAATCACAATCTAAAACTCGGACATTTTGTGGTTTTCGAGATTTGTTTAGCTTTAGTTCTGTAGCGGGTACATCTACAAAAGCATATCTTGATGAAAGCAAAAACGGCAAACGACCAGCTCGTTATCTATTAATCTTTCCTGGTACTGCCTAAGTCTTTCTTAAAATCTTTCCTAATATTTTCCTAGGAAATCTAGGTTCCTTCTCCTCAAAATTCTCTACAAAGCTGACGAGAAGATTGAGGTCAATGGAGAGTGTCAGTCACCTTCCTTCCCTCTCCCTTTAAATACTTAAAAATGTACACAATGAATAAGGTCCTGGAAAACATATTCTTACAAAACTGCATTAGGCATTTAGTCAGTACCTTTTCCACAAACTCGCTAGAAACATCATGTGGCCCTCCACGACAAGGACAACAGGTGACAATGACCACACCCTTGTCCGTCGCTTCTTTGACCGCCTCAGTAAGATCAGTTCTCGAGTCTGGTATATTGCCACTTCCATATGTTACCAGGACAACACCCTCAATTGGAGGCTCTAAACACCCTTTTATCTGAATATAAGCAAATAGAAGGTAACAGAAAGGATCAAAAGCTAGGCAAACATCATTTGGGTTTGGAGGGCAAATCCAGTGTAAATTTTAAACCCTTTGTAACtggttttctttgctttaattaatttgtttcatCCTGGCGTTAAttagtatccatattctccatactgatctctttacatttccttttcattttttgttggaaaatcaagagcttctatatTGGTGATAAAAGTTTTTCAACATCAATCTTCTAAAATGACATTGCAACATACCATTTGTATTGGGATACCAGGGAACATAGGAAGTAATGCTATGTTTTGGCTCATCTTTGTGTGGAGTGTGAAACATCCTTTATGCCTTGGATCACCAGAATAATTCCATTCAACTAAgtaatgacaaaaattattttcaataaataccGGTAGCTGGTCAACCTGTTGAATTAAAACAGCTGTGATTGCATGCTACACAAGCAGAGCATGGTAAAATCTGTGCAATGAGCTGCTGAAACTGGCAAAAATTAGGTGCTAAAATGCTACTAAACTACTTTTAAAGGGCTacttttataaataaattttatataGGGCTTATCAGATCAATGACTCTAAAGCATTGGCTCTCTTGAAAGGCAACCAGTAAAAGTACAAGTTAGCTTGGCAAAAAGGCAATGGCTGGAACTGATGACATCTTTCACACAGGCTTTGGTACTGTCCTGCTAGCTTGGTTAGTGTACAGAACAAGACATGAGCATATACCATAGACAGaagaaattatttataaataaactcATTACCATCAGTAAAAGGTTATGCACTTACTGCCTCCATTATTGCTTAGTTTTGCCAGAGGAGGATAGCTTGGTGAgtcaaaaacagaaaaactctTTGCATTTACTTTGGTTGATTTATTTCCTCTAAACAGCTttccattaaagaaaattgtcaccTGTAGAGGTGGAAAGTTGTTTCTTAGGTGCCTGATATATAAGTGCAAAAGTACATTAAAATGggttttattcaaattcataaAATCGCTTGCATAGTAGTCATTTCCTTTCACCTGGCTCACTTTCATCCAGCTTAATGCTACATACATTTACCCCTTCCACCCCCGAGATCTAGTAAATCTATGTTCCTACCTCTGAAACTGCATAGTGCCCAGCAAACAACAGTGCACCACCCAGGTTATCTTTTGCATCTGTCTCTTCCTCATAAATTGGGGTCTGTGATAAAAGGAGACAGGTGAAGGTTTTAATGAACTTAACTGACCATGTCTCTGTAAAGTGAAAAATAGTATTTGACCAGAAATAGACACTAGCACAGCCCAGAACCTATTGTAATGAGATTTCAAAACTTATGCAGAAATCCTAGATTCAGGCAATATAagggttatttttttaatactaacaagaaaattaaaagttttgtaTACTTTCTACTCAATTACAGATTTTAAAATTCAGGTACTTCACTGCTTCATAATGCAATTGAGTGTAGTTTTAGTGTGACTTTACCACAGGTTCCATCTATCTCAGATGCCAATATTCTTACCCACATGATTCCTTGACAATCTTTTGATCTTGAATTGTTCTATTAATCATACTGGCACTCAATCAGCCTACAAAATAACACTTGGAAATTTTAACATGGTTTACCTGTGCTCCAGTGAGGACCACAGGTTTCCCAAGATTCTCAAGCATGAAAGACAGTGCTGATGCAGTATAAGCCATAGTATCAGTCCCATGTAAGATCACAAACCCATCATAGTCATCATAGTTATTGGCAATCTCTGTGGCCATGTCAATCCAGTCCTTTGTGCAAGTATCTTTTGATTCCCGTACAGTACCAGCCTTCTTGATATCATACAATATTTTGCTGTTATCCTGATCATGTACACTAAACAAAAACCAGTCAAATAagccaattttttaattatctcaAGGGTAAGAATGAGAATAATGTACTTGTTTATCATACATTTCTAACAGTTCATCATGATCAGTTGTTGAATGCCAAGTCTATAATTTCTTTAGTTATCCATGAGATACCCAAGATCTAAATTACATATATAGTTAACATTTCTTCCACTTTATggatatattttaaaatattagttTTGAAAGTACAGCATTCAACAAGAAACTCCAAGTGATATTTTCTTCCCTTCTCATGTACCAAGTCTGGCAAAAGTTCTAACAGCTTCCCCTTACAGAGGCACAAATCTAGTCTGCCTGAGCTCAGTTGTTAAATTAATCTTTAAGATGGAAGGCTCAACTATTGAAAAGTATATTTCAACAAAAGaagatttattttaatgagctTGCAAGCTTGAGTCCCCATCAGGCATCAAATCTCAGATCTTCAGATTCTGAAAGGTAATACTTACGGCATGGCCAATCTTTCTGTTACACCCACTTTTCTTGCTTGAGGCGCAGTGAAAGCAGCATCATGAAGCAATGGATGCCTTTTCAACTCTTCAATGAATAAGTCCAAGTGTAGAATGCAAGGCTCTGAAATAGGAGGATTTTTCCTTTCCACTCACTCTGATTCTCATTGTTTTTTCATGCCATACACACTTCATGATTGGAAATGATGCAAGATATCTTTATCAATTTCACCTTCACAAGGGAAGTGACATGCATAACATCTAAAACTATTAAGTCgatgaaaaattataaattaattgGTATCATACCATTTTCAGAGAGCTTTTTCATTCCAACTGTTCCTCCAGTATATAGAACAAGGACCAGTGAGGACTTGGCAGGCGTCATGTCACTCATAACGAAGAGATGGAGAATCTGGAAGCAGCTTATTGACAGGAGTACTCTATAAACTCTCTTGCGCACTGCCTGCTGTCACTTCAGTGACTTCATACAGCCTAAAGATAGAAGCAAGAGTAGGAACAGGAAGCTAAGCACAGCATTTTCCCAAGCATCCCCCCCCCCCGTCACATCACCTTCCAATCCCTTGAACCCGTGTAATTAATTGAGGCGGTGATCTTCCTCCCCAACTGACAATGGTTGATCGCAATAGGCCACCTCCGGATAAAATAACAGTCGAGAAATATAGCTTAAAAAACGACATAGGAACAGTAGAGAAGAAGTCTGAATTAATTCATCCAGCACAAAAATGCATAGATGACGTTACCTAAATTTCCTCACAATAAAGTTCGACGTGCGACACCATTTTCGCTTTCTGTCTTTGTCAATATTCTTCAAAATATTGTACAGCTTACTTTTATGACACTTTCTTTAGCGGTTACTAACATCAAATCCTTGACCCATCCACTAACCCCACTTTTTTAGCTCATTTGGTCACGAAACTACGTAGAAGATGTCACGCTACTTAGCCACTGTGCGAACTAAATCCGCTGGCCTAGTACAGAGGAACACCGGTTAATATGTACATACCGTGAAAAGTGTATGTGGTGAATATGTCACGCAAACGACAACAAATAAAACCGAGAAATTGAAATTACTCATAATGAAGGCTTTCCTTGTTAATAATCAATCGAAATCTCCAGTCTGCGTCTGGAAAAGCATTCTACCGTTCACCGCCAGCATCCACCAACATTATAAAAGAAGCCGGGAAATCGAGAAAATTCGGAATCATTTCGAAGTTCTTCGCAAATGTTCGGGGATACTCGGAACGGGTGGATGACATTACATTCGCCAAACTTCTCTGCGGTTGTCGTATTTGAAAAGCATTTACGAAAGGACAAATGCCATCAGAGAGCACGTATAAATAGAAAAGTacatttatcaaaataaaatccaCTTTTCATTTTGCAAAAGTGAGGATTAATGAGCGACTGGTGGCATGCAAAGAAGTTTGAATCCACATCACGCGTTAAATTCCTCACAAATGATCGGAGCAGTTCTCTAATTggtgttttattttcagtcgagaattaaagaaaattgaaaaatttattgtcTAGGTCAGATTATTAGTGTGATACACATCAATAAAAACCATCACAGTACTGGTTCAATTCTGAAGCCTAAATGTTTTCTAAGAtatgaaaaagttgaaatttcGTGCGTCAGAGCTTGCCATCGAGGGCGAACTACCTGTCAAAGTTTGAAACGGTTTGGTTACAGAGCTGACACCGGCCTATTTACAAACACCAAAGGTGAGAAAGTATTGCATCCTCCTGTTTACATGTGCTGTGCGACAGTAAAACTCTTGTTGGTATTTCTGTGTTACATTCTCTGCTGTAACAATACAGCTTTCGAAAGCTGTTTAAACGCAGATCATGAGAAAGTAGATATTAAAAGAGTGATTTGGCTTTTTGTAATGCTTCATCACCACAAAGCTTTGATCGGTGAGTTTTACCCAAGATGGAGGCAATTTTTCATATCCTTATTGCGGCCAGTATTGTTGCTCTTGTCTCAGGCCACGGCCGGCTTATTGATCCACCCAGCAGGAACTCAGCATGGAGGTACGGTTTTGAAACGCCGAGGCAAGACACAGATAATGAGCTTAACTGTGGCGGATTTAATGTGCAGTGGTCTACGAACAAAGGAAAGTGCGGTGTGTGTGGAGACGCCCATCACTTAAGGCCTGGTAAAGCTCTTTATACCCATCCCGGAAAGTATGCGACGGGAACCATCACTAAGACGTACAAAGAGGGACAGGAGATTAAGGTGGTGGTAGACGTAACCTCCAACCATCAGGGATACTTCACCTTCAGTGTGGGCGACATTGGCTCTCCTCCCATAACTCAAGAGAAGCTGAGCTACGTGTTGAGGCAGCCCAATGGCGACACCAAGTGGAAAATCAACTCGCACGGGAACGACGTGTTTACTATCAGGCTAAGACTTCCCAGGGGCTTGACATGTGATCACTGCGTGTTACAGTGGTGGTGGCGTGTGGGAAATAACTGGGGGTGTGATGGAAAAAGAGACTGTGGAATGGGTAAAGGACCACAGGAAACCTTCGTAAACTGCGCCGATATTAGGATCACGAAAAGCGACGGAAGTGTGCCACCACCGCCTGCTCCAACCCGCCCCCCGCCACCTACAGAGGCACCTCCGGAGCCTCCCAAGCCTACCAAGCCCATACCCACCAATGCTCCTAACCCGGAAGGTTGCAGGTCAATACCTCCgtacaaaagtaaacaaatggacGACTGGTGTCGCAGAAATTGCGCCACAGGATACTGCCCAGCAACTCACTGCAAGTGCTCAATGTAAAGAAGATCCCCATTACCTGAAGCTTGCATTGAATAAACTTGACAATAAGACTGTACTCGGGTTTGACTTTTGATTTCATTCGATGTATCTGTGGGTTAATAAAATGTATATCAAACCATTGAAAAGACTTATGTGTTTCTTCGAGATGACTGAGTTGTCTCTGCTTTGCGTTCAACTTCATATTTCACCGTTACCAACATACCTGAGATTCCTTCTCCTCCTCAGCCCCCCACACTGCGAACTAAATATTTCCTGAAGATTTCTTAACTTTTAAACCACACTTTACAATGAGTCAGTTTAATTATGACGAGTAACTATACATTTGTAACCACTCTTTTTCCACCAAATCACTGAGACTGGCAAATGTTCGATGAAAACCTGCACTGTTTTATTCTTAATGAGAACTCCATGAGCCTTTTCTGACCTTTTTTAAAGGCTGGTATTTCATATGGAGGTCAATTTTGATTCTGGTGCGTTTCCTTCATTGACACGAGATTGAATATTTAAGCACCCTTACACATGCCCGTGCGAATGTACATCACCACTCTTTGTGAGAGGGGTGATAACCCATGATAATAAGGAGCCTGGCATTCCCCCAGGCGCAAAggacctcccccccccccctcacacCCCACTTGTCACATAAAATTATCCTTACGACGGTCAAGCGTTTAAAATGCAACCAGCGGGGGGAAGGAGAGGAGAGCGATACGTAATTTCTGCCAACGGCTATTTTTTTGTGTATATACGTTTCAAAGATGTGCGCGATGCTTGAGCGCGAGAACAAACATGATCTTATTTTCGCGCTCATTGAATAAATCTTCTGCAGCTCTTGCTCCATCCACATGTCATATGAGAGAATAAAGGGCCTGTGGCCAGACTAAAATTGGTGTGAAACCGTGGAGTCTAAACAGAATTTAGCGTTGGAAAATAGTTTTTGCCCCATCTTCCCATCGGGTAAAACTTTCATATTAATCTAACTTTTACTATACCTCCTATTTCGGCATTTATAGGCAACGATTTTGACGCCAGAAACTGAGTTTAACGCAGAACTGTGCGCAAGGATTTGGAAACGACCACGAGGATTAAGCGaagactgttttttcttttgttttcttttcttcctcttcttctttatctttttggAGGTTTTTATTGAGTTATTTAAGACACGTTTCCCAAAGGAACGGGCAACAAACGCGAAGATTACGTGTGCTACATTGATCAACTTTGCTGTTACTAgcgttaaaaattttgaaatgtaaaattGCGAATTGCCCTCGCATAAACCACGCTCATTTAAGTCTGTTTATCTTTATCGTGTAGTGAGTAAAATTGATGAAAACCCTCCACTCTCCAGCACCCTCTCTCTTCCTAATTTGCAAACTAAACAACACCTATGTATGTACcttataaaatttaaatacctacttttttgtgataaaaatttaattcgaGCTCAGTTTATATAAACACGACTATTTAATTTTCCGGCATCATATCTTCGATTCTCCGCAATAACTTGCATTTTACTCCAAACGAAATCAGCATTTTTCGTGATATTAAACGTGATATAGAAATGTATCGTCTCTAGAACAACCTTTTGCTTTTGACTATTCGCCATGTGTGTAGCTAGATCTCAACTGTGTTTACATCTTGTGCGCTTTTATTTACAAACCAAAAAAGTGTGAGTGCACTGTTTGCATATCCAGTACATATGTCGTCCAAACGCCAAAAATTCTAAGTAAGGTTTGAACACATCCTGCTTATGTTAAAATAAGCGGACAGCCAACCTGTTTCAACTTTACAGACCAGATGACAGTCGTCAACCCACTTAAGGGCGTTGCTTATGAGACAGGGGGAGGGTGAATATCTGTTTGCAATCCCCTCTTTGTTGTGAAAAAAGTGGTACTTTGTAAAAGAGCACTTTGACGTGCTTTAGGGTGTTAATGCGACACTTGGGCAAGAATCCCCCCCCTACCGTCTATGCGCCTACCACGTTTTAAATTGACCTGCTGCTCGAATGAGATCACAAACGCTAAGAAGGTGCCATACTGAGTTTTCGTGAAACATGGCAGCGAGTTTGCAAGTTTTTATCGTACTAAACGTTATCACTTTAGTTCTTGGTCACGGCAGCCTTATTGACCCAGCTAGCAGGAACTCGGCTTGGAGGTTTGGTTTTGATACACCGACGCAGCATACCGATAACGAGCTGAATTGCGGTGGCTTCAGCGTTCAGTGGAAGACGAACAAAGGAAAGTGCGGCGTGTGTGGAGACGCGTACCATTTTAAGCCTGGTAAGGCTCTCTACACTCACCCTGGAACGTTCGCCACGGGAACCATCACTAAGACGTACAGAGAGGGACAGGAAATTACGGTGATGATAGAAGTTACCTCCAACCACCAGGGATACTTCACCTTCAGGGTGGGCGACATTGGCTCTCCTCCCATTACTCAAGAGAAACTGAAATATGTATTGAGGCAGCCTAATGGCGACACCAGGTGGAAAATCAACGT is from Pocillopora verrucosa isolate sample1 chromosome 7, ASM3666991v2, whole genome shotgun sequence and encodes:
- the LOC131799038 gene encoding L-asparaginase isoform X1 yields the protein MSDMTPAKSSLVLVLYTGGTVGMKKLSENEPCILHLDLFIEELKRHPLLHDAAFTAPQARKVGVTERLAMPVHDQDNSKILYDIKKAGTVRESKDTCTKDWIDMATEIANNYDDYDGFVILHGTDTMAYTASALSFMLENLGKPVVLTGAQTPIYEEETDAKDNLGGALLFAGHYAVSEVTIFFNGKLFRGNKSTKVNAKSFSVFDSPSYPPLAKLSNNGGIEWNYSGDPRHKGCFTLHTKMSQNIALLPMFPGIPIQMIKGCLEPPIEGVVLVTYGSGNIPDSRTDLTEAVKEATDKGVVIVTCCPCRGGPHDVSSEFVEKGLVELGVVLGGDMTVECALTKVAFVMGLEELTLEERKSLMRANLRREISPF
- the LOC131799038 gene encoding L-asparaginase isoform X2 produces the protein MSDMTPAKSSLVLVLYTGGTVGMKKLSENEPCILHLDLFIEELKRHPLLHDAAFTAPQARKVGVTERLAMPVHDQDNSKILYDIKKAGTVRESKDTCTKDWIDMATEIANNYDDYDGFVILHGTDTMAYTASALSFMLENLGKPVVLTGAQTPIYEEETDAKDNLGGALLFAGHYAVSEVTIFFNGKLFRGNKSTKVNAKSFSVFDSPSYPPLAKLSNNGGIEWNYSGDPRHKGCFTLHTKMSQNIALLPMFPGIPIQMIKGCLEPPIEGVVLVTYGSGNIPDSRTDLTEAVKEATDKGVVIVTCCPCRGGPHDVSSEFVEKGLVELGVVLGGDMTVECALTKVAFVMGLEELTLEERKSIK
- the LOC131797601 gene encoding uncharacterized protein; its protein translation is MEAIFHILIAASIVALVSGHGRLIDPPSRNSAWRYGFETPRQDTDNELNCGGFNVQWSTNKGKCGVCGDAHHLRPGKALYTHPGKYATGTITKTYKEGQEIKVVVDVTSNHQGYFTFSVGDIGSPPITQEKLSYVLRQPNGDTKWKINSHGNDVFTIRLRLPRGLTCDHCVLQWWWRVGNNWGCDGKRDCGMGKGPQETFVNCADIRITKSDGSVPPPPAPTRPPPPTEAPPEPPKPTKPIPTNAPNPEGCRSIPPYKSKQMDDWCRRNCATGYCPATHCKCSM
- the LOC131797688 gene encoding uncharacterized protein — encoded protein: MAASLQVFIVLNVITLVLGHGSLIDPASRNSAWRFGFDTPTQHTDNELNCGGFSVQWKTNKGKCGVCGDAYHFKPGKALYTHPGTFATGTITKTYREGQEITVMIEVTSNHQGYFTFRVGDIGSPPITQEKLKYVLRQPNGDTRWKINVPEDKIFEIKLRLPKGLTCDHCVLQWWWRVGNSWGCDGPNDCGMGKGQQETFVNCADIRITKSDGSVPPPPPTRPPPPTEKPPKPTEPLPTNAPNPKGCKAVGPWTGNKAIDEWCVKNCAKGNCPANMCKCPK